A genomic segment from Pseudoxanthomonas sp. CF385 encodes:
- a CDS encoding efflux RND transporter periplasmic adaptor subunit: protein MSQPARSSLRKKSIVPNVLLGIAVVALLGGGAWWWTSRKGDAAESAYRTATVERGDIRVAISATGTLSAISTVTVGSQISGQVTDVLVDYNSEVKKGEVLARIDPSTYEAQIAQGNAQIANAQANLKQAQATLANAELDYTRKADLGKQKLVAQSDVDLARASRDQARAQVNAAQASIRQQTASTQTTRVNLDRTVIRSPVDGVVLTRTIEPGQTVAASLQAPELFTIAEDLSKMKIELAVDEADIGQVKVGQSVSFTVDAFADRQFRGEVQQVRLSATTTNNVVTYPVVVSVDNTDGTLLPGLTVNAEIEVSKRDNILKISNAALRYKPTGEEANAAAAAQAPQQGGQNRGSGISDDLVRVAGTLELKPEQQAAFDAALSALRERQAARMAQAQQRGGASMFGGGPGGGPRSGGNTGGSGAMQAQIRQRMAERMQQDFAPFRATLDDAQKQRWDGELRTLLGAKRAPIYKLVNGKPESVQVRIGASDGTSTEVSGPVKEGDVVVVGERAKE, encoded by the coding sequence ATGAGCCAGCCTGCACGTTCCTCCCTCCGCAAGAAGTCCATCGTCCCCAACGTCCTGCTCGGCATCGCCGTGGTCGCCCTCCTCGGCGGCGGCGCCTGGTGGTGGACGTCCCGCAAGGGCGACGCCGCGGAGAGCGCCTATCGCACCGCCACCGTCGAGCGCGGCGACATCCGCGTGGCCATCTCGGCCACCGGCACGCTGAGCGCGATCTCCACCGTCACCGTCGGCAGCCAGATCTCCGGCCAGGTGACCGACGTGCTGGTCGACTACAACAGCGAGGTCAAGAAGGGCGAAGTCCTCGCCCGCATCGACCCCAGCACCTACGAGGCGCAGATCGCGCAGGGCAACGCGCAGATCGCCAATGCCCAGGCCAACCTGAAGCAGGCGCAAGCCACCCTGGCCAACGCCGAGCTGGACTACACGCGCAAGGCGGACCTGGGCAAGCAGAAGCTGGTTGCCCAGAGCGATGTGGACCTGGCCCGCGCGTCGCGCGACCAGGCCCGCGCGCAGGTCAATGCGGCGCAGGCCTCGATCCGCCAGCAGACCGCTTCCACCCAGACCACCCGGGTCAACCTGGACCGCACGGTGATCCGTTCGCCGGTGGATGGCGTGGTGCTCACGCGCACCATCGAGCCCGGCCAGACCGTGGCCGCCAGCCTGCAGGCGCCCGAGCTGTTCACCATCGCCGAAGACCTTTCGAAGATGAAGATCGAGCTGGCCGTCGACGAAGCCGACATCGGCCAGGTCAAGGTGGGCCAGTCGGTGTCCTTCACCGTTGACGCCTTCGCGGACCGCCAGTTCCGCGGCGAGGTGCAGCAGGTGCGGCTGTCGGCGACCACCACCAACAACGTGGTGACGTATCCGGTCGTGGTCAGCGTGGACAACACCGATGGCACGCTGCTGCCGGGCCTGACCGTCAACGCCGAGATCGAGGTCAGCAAGCGCGACAACATCCTCAAGATCTCCAACGCCGCGCTGCGCTACAAGCCGACCGGCGAGGAAGCCAATGCCGCTGCGGCCGCGCAGGCGCCGCAGCAGGGTGGGCAGAACCGCGGCAGCGGCATCAGCGACGACCTGGTGCGCGTGGCCGGCACCCTTGAGCTCAAGCCCGAGCAGCAGGCCGCGTTCGATGCCGCGCTGTCCGCGCTGCGCGAACGCCAGGCCGCACGCATGGCGCAGGCGCAGCAGCGCGGCGGGGCCAGCATGTTCGGCGGCGGTCCGGGCGGCGGGCCGCGCTCCGGAGGCAACACCGGCGGCAGCGGCGCGATGCAGGCGCAGATCCGTCAGCGCATGGCAGAGCGCATGCAGCAGGACTTCGCGCCGTTCCGCGCGACCCTGGACGATGCGCAGAAGCAGCGCTGGGACGGCGAGCTGCGCACGCTGCTCGGCGCCAAGCGCGCGCCGATCTACAAATTGGTCAACGGCAAGCCCGAGTCGGTGCAGGTCCGGATCGGCGCCAGCGACGGGACCAGCACGGAGGTTTCCGGCCCGGTGAAGGAAGGCGACGTCGTGGTCGTGGGCGAGCGCGCGAAGGAATGA
- a CDS encoding ABC transporter ATP-binding protein has product MSTPSPNAADRVPVIQTHTLGKVYSAGTEAEVVALRGVDMRVDRGDFVAIMGPSGSGKSTLMNLIGCLDTPTDGRYLCDGIDVATLDAEQLAILRREKIGFVFQGFHLLPRMTALENVAMPLGYAQVPPGERTERARQALAAVGLAERAGHRPNELSGGQQQRVAIARALINQPPILLADEPTGALDSKTGEEILGLFKRLRDDGHTVILITHDAEVAAHADRILVMRDGELHEDLDHAGGRP; this is encoded by the coding sequence ATGAGCACGCCGTCCCCGAACGCCGCCGACCGCGTGCCGGTCATCCAGACGCATACGCTGGGCAAGGTCTATTCCGCCGGCACCGAGGCGGAAGTGGTCGCGCTCCGGGGCGTGGACATGCGCGTGGACCGCGGCGACTTCGTCGCGATCATGGGCCCGTCCGGGTCGGGCAAGTCGACGCTGATGAACCTGATCGGCTGCCTGGACACGCCTACCGACGGCCGCTACCTGTGCGACGGCATCGACGTGGCGACGCTGGATGCCGAACAACTGGCGATCCTGCGCCGGGAGAAGATCGGTTTCGTGTTCCAGGGCTTCCACCTGCTGCCGCGCATGACCGCGCTGGAGAACGTGGCGATGCCGCTGGGCTATGCGCAGGTACCGCCGGGCGAACGCACCGAACGCGCGCGCCAGGCGCTGGCCGCGGTCGGCCTGGCCGAGCGCGCCGGACATCGCCCGAACGAGCTGTCCGGCGGCCAACAGCAACGCGTGGCGATCGCCCGCGCGCTGATCAACCAGCCGCCGATCCTGCTGGCGGACGAGCCGACCGGTGCGCTGGACAGCAAGACGGGCGAAGAGATCCTGGGCCTGTTCAAGCGCCTGCGCGACGATGGCCACACGGTCATCCTGATCACCCACGACGCGGAAGTCGCCGCGCATGCCGACCGCATCCTGGTGATGCGCGATGGCGAACTGCACGAAGACCTCGATCACGCGGGAGGCCGTCCATGA
- a CDS encoding ABC transporter permease: MKFSDILRTALHALRGNWMRSALTSLGVIIGIAAVIVMVSVGQGTQAEIDKLVSGLGSQRLDISPGAGRGPGGGGVRMSSSSFFTLKEGDVDAIRNEIPEVQYVAGALRGNTQVVFAENNASTSWQGVQADFFDINSWVIANGEGFDAQDYSSAGKVVILGETVRRTLFGDDSGVGQTVRLGRVPFTVVATLAPKGQGGFGQDQDDVIMVPLETARRRLMGSMGLPPGAVMQVALTVSDAKDLSYVQGEVEALLRQRHKINPGEEDDFNVRNISEIVATRTATTKLMSLLLGAVATISLIVGGIGIMNIMLVSVTERIREIGLRMAVGAGPSDVRRQFLAEAMLLSLGGGVLGIVIGIVGALLVGKFSELPVALNGQVIGLAAGFSIATGLFFGYYPARKASQLDPIEALRSQ, encoded by the coding sequence ATGAAGTTTTCCGACATCCTGCGCACCGCCCTGCATGCGCTGCGCGGCAACTGGATGCGCAGCGCGCTGACGTCGCTGGGCGTGATCATCGGCATCGCCGCGGTCATTGTGATGGTGTCGGTGGGGCAGGGCACGCAGGCCGAGATCGACAAGCTGGTCTCCGGCCTCGGTTCCCAGCGCCTGGACATCAGCCCCGGCGCTGGCCGTGGCCCCGGCGGCGGTGGCGTGCGCATGAGTTCGAGCAGCTTCTTCACCCTCAAGGAAGGCGATGTCGACGCGATCCGCAACGAGATCCCCGAAGTGCAGTACGTGGCCGGCGCACTGCGCGGCAACACTCAGGTCGTGTTCGCCGAGAACAACGCCTCGACCAGTTGGCAGGGCGTGCAGGCGGATTTCTTCGACATCAACAGCTGGGTGATCGCCAACGGCGAGGGTTTCGATGCGCAGGATTACTCCAGCGCCGGCAAGGTGGTGATCCTCGGCGAAACCGTGCGCCGCACGCTGTTCGGCGACGACAGCGGCGTCGGCCAGACCGTCCGCCTGGGCCGCGTGCCGTTCACTGTGGTCGCCACGCTGGCGCCCAAGGGGCAGGGCGGTTTCGGCCAGGACCAGGACGACGTCATCATGGTGCCGCTGGAGACCGCGCGCCGCCGCCTGATGGGCTCGATGGGCCTGCCGCCGGGCGCGGTGATGCAGGTGGCGCTGACCGTGTCCGATGCGAAGGACCTGAGCTATGTGCAGGGCGAGGTGGAAGCCCTGCTGCGCCAGCGGCACAAGATCAACCCGGGCGAAGAGGACGACTTCAACGTCCGCAACATTTCCGAGATCGTCGCCACGCGCACGGCCACGACCAAGCTGATGTCGCTGCTGCTCGGCGCGGTGGCCACCATCTCGCTGATCGTTGGCGGCATCGGCATCATGAACATCATGCTGGTGTCGGTGACCGAGCGCATCCGTGAGATCGGCCTGCGCATGGCCGTCGGCGCGGGCCCCAGCGACGTGCGCAGGCAGTTCCTCGCCGAGGCCATGCTGCTGTCGCTGGGCGGCGGTGTGCTGGGCATCGTCATCGGCATCGTCGGCGCGTTGCTGGTCGGCAAGTTCAGCGAGCTGCCGGTGGCGTTGAACGGGCAGGTGATCGGCCTCGCCGCCGGCTTCTCGATCGCGACGGGTCTGTTCTTCGGGTACTACCCGGCGCGCAAGGCCTCGCAGCTGGATCCGATCGAAGCGCTCCGTTCGCAGTAG
- a CDS encoding isoaspartyl peptidase/L-asparaginase: MSTHSPRRPLALAIHGGAGVIDMATLGDATAQRIHADLDHALDAGHSVLAVGGSALDAVEAAVCVLEDSPYFNAGRGAVFTADGRHELDASIMDGQHRRAGAIAGVSSVRHPVRLARRVLEDSPHVFLIGSGAEQFADLHPEIERVPNEWFSTEPRRLQLAEAQRHEQQTWQASPDLRGRYFGTVGAVALDSRGHLAAATSTGGMTNKRWGRVGDSPLIGAGTWADAHCAVSCTGWGEYYIRNVVAHDIAARVAYRGDRLRDAAEDVVLGEVPAHGGDGGVIALDRDGNVVLVLSTRGMYRGWIRPDGSRGTAIHRDD, from the coding sequence ATGAGCACGCATTCCCCGCGCAGGCCGCTTGCGCTGGCCATCCACGGCGGGGCGGGCGTGATCGACATGGCGACGCTCGGCGACGCCACCGCGCAGCGGATCCACGCGGACCTCGACCACGCCCTCGATGCCGGCCACAGCGTGCTCGCCGTGGGCGGCAGCGCACTGGACGCCGTGGAAGCCGCGGTCTGCGTGCTGGAGGATTCGCCCTACTTCAATGCAGGGCGCGGCGCGGTGTTCACCGCCGACGGTCGCCACGAACTCGATGCCTCGATCATGGACGGCCAGCACCGCCGCGCCGGTGCGATCGCCGGCGTGTCCAGCGTGCGCCATCCGGTGCGGCTCGCCCGGCGCGTGCTGGAGGATTCGCCGCATGTGTTCCTGATCGGGTCCGGTGCAGAGCAGTTCGCCGACCTGCATCCGGAGATCGAGCGGGTGCCGAACGAATGGTTCTCCACCGAACCGCGCCGGCTGCAACTGGCGGAAGCGCAACGCCACGAACAGCAGACCTGGCAGGCCAGCCCGGACTTGCGCGGGCGCTATTTCGGCACGGTGGGGGCGGTCGCGCTCGACAGTCGCGGCCATCTCGCCGCGGCGACATCGACGGGTGGCATGACGAACAAGCGCTGGGGCCGCGTGGGCGACTCGCCGCTGATCGGCGCAGGCACCTGGGCCGATGCGCATTGCGCCGTATCCTGTACCGGCTGGGGCGAGTACTACATCCGCAACGTCGTCGCCCACGATATCGCGGCGCGGGTGGCGTACCGCGGCGACCGGCTGCGCGACGCCGCCGAGGACGTGGTGCTGGGCGAAGTGCCCGCGCACGGGGGCGACGGCGGCGTGATCGCACTGGACCGCGACGGCAACGTGGTGCTGGTCCTCAGTACGCGCGGCATGTACCGGGGTTGGATCCGTCCCGACGGCAGTCGCGGTACCGCCATCCATCGGGACGACTGA
- a CDS encoding sigma-70 family RNA polymerase sigma factor has translation MTHAEGQDALTLVAYRRLRAQALRLCRRVEDAEDLVQQTLLAACVAGRHDLPWLSGVLRRQAALAARGSVRRRRREAAVALQGDDSFDTLSMPPEHRVLPAWLTTLPPSARRLAVLALHGLSADEIRWILRIEPTAFRQRLTRIRRALALQTPEMRAESLALAYVRDPPRSVDLQFGLVRRALKAAMRVGEGLGTHDPDGHLVLIDARAHTSRRRGNEEKGITQEELP, from the coding sequence GTGACGCACGCCGAGGGGCAGGATGCATTGACGCTGGTCGCCTATCGCCGGTTGCGCGCGCAGGCCCTGCGCCTGTGCCGGCGCGTGGAGGACGCCGAAGACCTCGTGCAGCAGACGCTGCTCGCCGCGTGCGTGGCCGGCCGGCACGATCTGCCGTGGCTGTCCGGCGTACTGCGGCGCCAGGCCGCCCTGGCGGCGCGCGGGAGCGTGCGCCGGCGACGTCGCGAGGCCGCGGTCGCGCTGCAAGGCGACGACTCCTTCGATACCTTATCCATGCCGCCGGAACACCGCGTGCTGCCTGCCTGGCTCACGACGCTGCCGCCTTCGGCACGCCGGCTCGCGGTGCTGGCCCTGCACGGGCTGTCGGCGGACGAGATCCGCTGGATCCTGCGGATCGAGCCCACGGCGTTCCGCCAGCGGCTGACGCGGATCCGCCGCGCGCTGGCACTGCAGACGCCTGAGATGCGCGCCGAAAGCCTGGCCCTGGCCTACGTGCGCGATCCGCCCCGGTCCGTCGACCTGCAGTTCGGCCTGGTGCGGCGGGCGCTGAAGGCCGCCATGCGGGTCGGCGAGGGTCTGGGTACGCACGATCCGGACGGCCACCTCGTCCTGATCGATGCGCGCGCTCACACATCGCGGCGCCGCGGCAACGAAGAGAAGGGAATCACACAGGAGGAACTCCCATGA
- a CDS encoding VOC family protein: MINNCKVGAIVFFVSDLTRSVVFYRDTLGLPVQVVEGHDGPFAVGDVGDLNLVFIPREARTGESPVVVFSLQGGIDEHAEALAAKGVEIVVPVSESPDGGLSLDFLDPDGNVLSLHQPEGAPRRR; encoded by the coding sequence ATGATCAACAACTGCAAGGTGGGCGCCATCGTCTTCTTCGTCTCCGACCTGACCCGGTCGGTCGTCTTCTACCGCGACACGCTCGGCCTGCCCGTGCAGGTCGTGGAGGGCCACGACGGTCCGTTCGCCGTCGGCGATGTCGGCGACCTGAACCTGGTGTTCATCCCACGCGAGGCGCGCACGGGCGAATCGCCGGTGGTCGTTTTCAGTCTGCAGGGCGGCATCGACGAACACGCCGAAGCGCTGGCCGCGAAAGGCGTGGAGATAGTGGTGCCGGTGAGCGAATCGCCGGACGGCGGACTGTCGCTGGATTTCCTCGATCCGGATGGCAACGTGCTCAGCCTGCACCAGCCGGAAGGGGCGCCGCGCAGGCGTTGA
- a CDS encoding S8 family peptidase: MKKNRMAVWVGLTLVAMGAAQAASAGGRPDLVIKGLKEGKPHASGELLVKYRDGAVAADRDAVAHGLGAQKLDTVRRGNGRRGEIALLKLPGNVDLSAAVQALSADPAVEYAEPNWTYQHNAVSNDTYSTNGSLWGMYGDAGTPANAYGSQASEAWAAGHTSCGNVVVGVIDEGIYYTHEDLAANIWTNPYDPVDGVDNDGNGYVDDVRGWDFDGNSNDINSGGANDDHGTHVSGTIAGAGGNAKGVAGVCWSGVKLISGKFLGRRGGNTANAVKALDYFTDLKTRHGLNLVATNNSWGGGGYSQALSDAIDRAGQAEILTIVAAGNDSVNCEGNTSGACYPAAYPNASIISVAAIRSTGALVYNYGATTVDLGAPGYGIWSTVPTSSKGKLVSGYASYSGTSMATPHVTGAAALYASTRPGVTAAQIKAAILGATVPTPSLQGKTVTGGRLNVSGF, encoded by the coding sequence ATGAAGAAGAATCGCATGGCGGTATGGGTGGGACTGACGCTGGTGGCCATGGGAGCGGCACAGGCGGCCAGTGCGGGCGGCAGGCCCGATCTGGTGATCAAGGGACTGAAGGAAGGCAAGCCCCATGCCAGCGGCGAATTGCTGGTGAAGTACCGTGACGGTGCCGTCGCCGCCGACCGCGACGCCGTCGCCCATGGCCTGGGTGCGCAGAAGCTGGACACGGTGCGTCGCGGCAACGGTCGCCGTGGCGAGATCGCGCTGCTGAAGCTGCCCGGCAACGTCGACCTGTCCGCCGCCGTGCAGGCGCTGAGCGCCGATCCGGCCGTCGAGTACGCCGAGCCGAACTGGACCTACCAGCACAACGCGGTCTCCAACGACACCTATTCCACCAACGGTTCGCTGTGGGGCATGTACGGCGATGCGGGCACGCCCGCGAACGCATACGGCTCGCAGGCCTCCGAAGCGTGGGCCGCGGGTCACACCAGCTGCGGCAATGTCGTGGTCGGCGTGATCGACGAAGGCATCTACTACACCCACGAAGACCTCGCGGCCAACATCTGGACCAACCCGTACGATCCGGTCGATGGCGTGGACAACGACGGCAATGGTTACGTCGACGACGTACGCGGCTGGGACTTCGACGGCAACAGCAACGACATCAATTCCGGCGGCGCCAACGACGATCACGGCACGCACGTCTCCGGCACCATCGCGGGTGCGGGCGGCAACGCAAAGGGCGTGGCCGGCGTGTGCTGGAGCGGCGTGAAGCTGATCAGCGGCAAGTTCCTCGGCCGCCGTGGCGGCAACACGGCCAATGCCGTCAAGGCGCTGGATTACTTCACCGACCTCAAGACCCGCCACGGACTGAACCTGGTGGCGACCAACAATTCGTGGGGCGGTGGTGGCTATTCGCAGGCATTGAGCGATGCCATTGATCGCGCGGGCCAGGCCGAGATCCTGACGATCGTCGCCGCCGGCAACGACAGCGTGAACTGCGAAGGCAATACGTCGGGTGCGTGCTATCCGGCGGCGTACCCGAACGCGAGCATCATCTCGGTGGCCGCGATCCGCTCGACCGGTGCGCTGGTCTACAACTACGGTGCCACCACCGTCGACCTGGGTGCGCCCGGCTACGGCATCTGGTCGACGGTACCGACGTCGTCGAAAGGCAAGCTGGTATCCGGCTATGCCAGCTACAGCGGCACCTCGATGGCGACGCCGCATGTGACGGGCGCAGCGGCGCTGTATGCGTCCACGCGTCCTGGCGTGACCGCCGCCCAGATCAAGGCGGCGATCCTCGGGGCGACCGTGCCGACGCCGTCGCTGCAGGGCAAGACGGTGACCGGCGGACGCCTCAACGTCAGCGGCTTCTGA